In a genomic window of Lycium ferocissimum isolate CSIRO_LF1 chromosome 9, AGI_CSIRO_Lferr_CH_V1, whole genome shotgun sequence:
- the LOC132029726 gene encoding early nodulin-like protein 8, translating into MATLRLPRKYQSLYILFQLFLLIQTKLVLCYQYKVGDLNAWNVPSSANKDVYVKWSKNHVLKLGDSILFLYPPSEDSVIQVTKQNYNSCNLKNPILYMNNGNSLFNITRPGEFYFTSGTEGHCEKLQKLHISIPGGNGTIYDDADSPAFSPSADSPSYTNVFGSIPVQSSNQSSSWKLQMSVFVAVGLMFLSLFLGSNIL; encoded by the exons ATGGCTACTCTTAGACTTCCAAGAAAGTACCAATCTTTGTACATTCTATTTCAGTTGTTTCTGTTAATACAAACCAAATTAGTCTTGTGTTATCAGTACAAAGTTGGAGATTTAAATGCTTGGAATGTACCCTCTTCTGCAAATAAAGATGTTTATGTCAAATGGTCCAAGAATCATGTCCTCAAGCTTGGAGATTCAATTT tgtTTTTGTACCCTCCAAGTGAAGATTCAGTAATACAGGTGACAAAACAAAACTACAACAGTTGCAACCTTAAAAATCCAATCTTGTACATGAACAATGGAAATTCTTTGTTCAATATTACAAGACCTGGTGAATTTTACTTCACAAGTGGAACAGAAGGTCACTGTGAAAAGTTACAaaaacttcacatttcaatacCAGGTGGAAATGGAACAATTTATGATGATGCAGATTCACCTGCTTTTTCTCCATCAGCAGATTCACCTTCTTACACTAATGTTTTTGGTTCAATTCCTGTTCAATCTTCAAACCAATCATCTTCTTGGAAATTGCAAATGTCTGTTTTTGTTGCTGTTGGATTGATGTTTCTGTCTTTGTTTCTAGGAAGCAACATTCTTTAG
- the LOC132029725 gene encoding uncharacterized protein LOC132029725 isoform X2 — protein sequence MLRGFNTGDWLQGPYVYYLYTTYGYGKGEIGHLFIAGFGSSMLFGTIVGSLADKQGRKRACVTYCITYILSCITKHSPQYKILMVGRILGGIATSLLFSAFESWLVAEHNKRGFDQQWLSLTFSKAIFLGNGLVAILAGLFGNVLVDTLNLGPVSPFDAASCFLAIGVVIILSTWTENYGDPSESKDLITQFKGAAVAIASDEKIALLGAIQSLFEGSMYTFVFLWTPALSPNSEEIPHGFIFATFMLSSMLGSSLASRLLARSSLKVESYMQIVFAVSAVCLFIPVFTSFLVTPSNEKGGGISFSGCIQVLGFCAFEACVGIFWPSIMKMRSQYIPEEARSTIMNFFRIPLNIFVCVVLYNVDAFPITVMFGMCSIFLFVASILQKRLSAIAEKPKPQDWTHKEREMESAPLNA from the exons ATGTTAAGGGGATTCAaca CTGGTGATTGGTTGCAGGGTCCTTATGTCTACTACCTTTACACAACATATGGATATGGGAAGGGTGAGATTGGCCATCTCTTTATTGCTGGCTTTGGATCTTCCATGCTGTTCGGGACAATTGTAGGATCCTTAGCAGACAAACA GGGTCGAAAGCGGGCTTGTGTCACATACTGCATCACTTACATTTTGAGCTGTATCACCAAACATTCTCCTCAGTACAAAATTTTGATGGTTGGCCGTATATTAGGAGGAATTGCCACTTCTCTCCTATTCTCAGCCTTTGAGTCTTGGCTTGTTGCAGAGCATAATAAG AGGGGCTTTGATCAACAGTGGCTATCATTAacattctcaaaagcaatattTCTTGGCAATGGTCTTGTGGCTATTTTGGCCGGGCTATTTGGAAATGTTCTTGTGGACACGCTAAATCTGGGTCCTGTTTCTCCTTTTGATGCTGCTTCATGTTTCCTTGCTATTGGCGTGGTCATTATACTGTCAACTTGGACTGAGAATTATGGTGATCCTTCAGAAAGCAAAGACTTAATTACCCAATTCAAAGGTGCTGCTGTGGCAATTGCTTCTg ATGAGAAGATCGCATTGTTGGGTGCTATACAGTCCTTATTTGAAGGTTCAATGTATACTTTTGTGTTCCTATGGACTCCAGCTCTGAGCCCTAATTCGGAGGAGATTCCTCATGGCTTCATCTTTGCAACTTTCATGTTGTCTTCAATGTTGGGCAGCTCCCTTGCATCTCGATTACTAGCTCGCTCATCTCTCAAAGTTGAAAGCTATATGCAGATTGTTTTTGCAGTATCTGCTGTCTGTCTCTTTATCCCTGTCTTCACAAGT TTCTTGGTGACACCTTCTAATGAAAAAGGTGGAGGCATTTCTTTTTCTGGCTGCATTCAGGTTCTTGGTTTTTGTGCATTTGAGGCTTGTGTCGGAATATTTTGGCCTTCTATTATGAAAATGAGGTCCCAGTACATTCCTGAGGAGGCTAGGAGTACAATCATGAACTTTTTCCGCATTCCTCTCAATATCTTCGTATGCGTTGTGTTGTACAAT GTTGACGCATTTCCAATTACTGTTATGTTTGGCATGTGCTCGATTTTCCTCTTTGTGGCATCAATCTTGCAAAAACGCCTCTCTGCTATTGCTGAAAAGCCAA AGCCTCAAGATTGGACACACAAGGAGAGAGAAATGGAAAGTGCGCCTCTAAATGCCTGA
- the LOC132029725 gene encoding uncharacterized protein LOC132029725 isoform X1, with amino-acid sequence MEAFYFVVFGGLSAVVAALELSKTNKDRITTSPAFNSFKNNYILVYSLMMAGDWLQGPYVYYLYTTYGYGKGEIGHLFIAGFGSSMLFGTIVGSLADKQGRKRACVTYCITYILSCITKHSPQYKILMVGRILGGIATSLLFSAFESWLVAEHNKRGFDQQWLSLTFSKAIFLGNGLVAILAGLFGNVLVDTLNLGPVSPFDAASCFLAIGVVIILSTWTENYGDPSESKDLITQFKGAAVAIASDEKIALLGAIQSLFEGSMYTFVFLWTPALSPNSEEIPHGFIFATFMLSSMLGSSLASRLLARSSLKVESYMQIVFAVSAVCLFIPVFTSFLVTPSNEKGGGISFSGCIQVLGFCAFEACVGIFWPSIMKMRSQYIPEEARSTIMNFFRIPLNIFVCVVLYNVDAFPITVMFGMCSIFLFVASILQKRLSAIAEKPKPQDWTHKEREMESAPLNA; translated from the exons ATGGAAGCATTTTACTTTGTGGTGTTTGGGGGATTATCAGCAGTAGTAGCTGCATTGGAGCTTAGCAAGACAAACAAAGATCGCATAACAACATCACCtgctttcaattctttcaagaACAATTACATCCTTGTCTATTCTCTCATGATGG CTGGTGATTGGTTGCAGGGTCCTTATGTCTACTACCTTTACACAACATATGGATATGGGAAGGGTGAGATTGGCCATCTCTTTATTGCTGGCTTTGGATCTTCCATGCTGTTCGGGACAATTGTAGGATCCTTAGCAGACAAACA GGGTCGAAAGCGGGCTTGTGTCACATACTGCATCACTTACATTTTGAGCTGTATCACCAAACATTCTCCTCAGTACAAAATTTTGATGGTTGGCCGTATATTAGGAGGAATTGCCACTTCTCTCCTATTCTCAGCCTTTGAGTCTTGGCTTGTTGCAGAGCATAATAAG AGGGGCTTTGATCAACAGTGGCTATCATTAacattctcaaaagcaatattTCTTGGCAATGGTCTTGTGGCTATTTTGGCCGGGCTATTTGGAAATGTTCTTGTGGACACGCTAAATCTGGGTCCTGTTTCTCCTTTTGATGCTGCTTCATGTTTCCTTGCTATTGGCGTGGTCATTATACTGTCAACTTGGACTGAGAATTATGGTGATCCTTCAGAAAGCAAAGACTTAATTACCCAATTCAAAGGTGCTGCTGTGGCAATTGCTTCTg ATGAGAAGATCGCATTGTTGGGTGCTATACAGTCCTTATTTGAAGGTTCAATGTATACTTTTGTGTTCCTATGGACTCCAGCTCTGAGCCCTAATTCGGAGGAGATTCCTCATGGCTTCATCTTTGCAACTTTCATGTTGTCTTCAATGTTGGGCAGCTCCCTTGCATCTCGATTACTAGCTCGCTCATCTCTCAAAGTTGAAAGCTATATGCAGATTGTTTTTGCAGTATCTGCTGTCTGTCTCTTTATCCCTGTCTTCACAAGT TTCTTGGTGACACCTTCTAATGAAAAAGGTGGAGGCATTTCTTTTTCTGGCTGCATTCAGGTTCTTGGTTTTTGTGCATTTGAGGCTTGTGTCGGAATATTTTGGCCTTCTATTATGAAAATGAGGTCCCAGTACATTCCTGAGGAGGCTAGGAGTACAATCATGAACTTTTTCCGCATTCCTCTCAATATCTTCGTATGCGTTGTGTTGTACAAT GTTGACGCATTTCCAATTACTGTTATGTTTGGCATGTGCTCGATTTTCCTCTTTGTGGCATCAATCTTGCAAAAACGCCTCTCTGCTATTGCTGAAAAGCCAA AGCCTCAAGATTGGACACACAAGGAGAGAGAAATGGAAAGTGCGCCTCTAAATGCCTGA